One window of the Candidatus Edwardsbacteria bacterium RifOxyA12_full_54_48 genome contains the following:
- a CDS encoding septum formation protein Maf: MNWPPLLLASASPRRKALLEGLGADIIIKPAEVDEENCVLSDPQKISEYLAGQKARSLGKKWRASFGSRLILAADTVVAYRHHVLGKPVDEKDARRMIKILSGRWHQVYTGLCLYDPLSQIELTGHEMTRVKFRQLSLPEIKRYAATGEPMDKAGAYGIQGLGSLLVERIDGCYFNVMGLPLVKLNAMIQRMENLRCKKSSPGGTAR, from the coding sequence ATAAACTGGCCGCCTTTGCTGCTGGCCTCGGCCTCGCCCCGCCGCAAAGCATTGCTGGAGGGGCTGGGGGCGGATATCATCATCAAACCGGCCGAGGTGGACGAGGAGAACTGCGTTTTATCGGACCCCCAAAAGATATCGGAATACCTGGCCGGACAAAAGGCCCGGTCTCTGGGAAAGAAATGGCGGGCATCATTCGGCTCCCGCCTGATACTGGCGGCGGATACGGTGGTGGCCTACCGCCACCATGTTCTGGGAAAACCGGTCGATGAAAAAGATGCCCGGCGGATGATCAAAATATTGTCCGGCCGGTGGCACCAGGTATATACCGGCCTCTGTCTGTACGATCCCCTCAGCCAGATCGAGCTCACCGGCCATGAGATGACCAGGGTAAAGTTCCGCCAGCTGTCCCTTCCGGAGATAAAAAGATACGCTGCCACCGGCGAACCGATGGACAAGGCCGGGGCCTACGGGATCCAGGGCCTGGGGTCGCTGCTGGTGGAGAGGATAGACGGCTGCTACTTCAATGTGATGGGGCTGCCCCTGGTCAAACTGAATGCCATGATACAGAGAATGGAAAATTTGAGATGCAAAAAGTCATCGCCTGGCGGAACGGCACGATAA